From a single Flavobacterium sp. genomic region:
- the dnaG gene encoding DNA primase, with protein sequence MYKQSSIDQVREADIITIISRYADLQRRGSLYECKSPFNPNEKSPSFKVSPAKNNFVCYSTQKKGDGIKFVMEKESCTFYEAIQKIAHICGIVLEREEETEEAQKKRSEKEELFRLMDWAAKKYQKALQQMPADHWTKKMIAAREISEETLLTFGIGFAPDDWKTLTNPIIETAKLELGKTSGLVNVKDGNSFDFFKNRLMFPIEDVNGNVIGFGGRCADDDPAKDNGRKYINSKESIVYSKSRSLYGIFQAKRSMVQTKTAVLTEGYTDVTALHQYGCDMALASGGTALTNEQCLLLKKFAAHVIICRDNDGFDAQGNPKAGTKAALEDINKLLANGFKVSVVIFPEGEDPDSYSRKHENIKDFIFENAQDAVLWKTTFLKNQAANDPDKLSEAVTSVAEMLYQIKDDIKHNTYVKDCNKILKTQLASLKQRINDFASKAIEKIEKGTADDTTSIDLGLPPGADFEEFKKYRFCTIGNSCWFQGRNGSFLKGTNYRITPLFHVYGKNDNKRLCEVVNENGSKKLIDFDSSDFVSQNKFDEALINEGYFVKNESFSAQHFTLMRNRILSDFIMAFELKTLGWQREGFFAFANCVYYKGYVKNVNEYGIVQVETEAADKSEYFEEVKHYYSPAFSEIYKHTRDDDDPYENDRYFVFKKSPVTMDTWMKQMQKVYNEKAIIGISSVFFSLFRDLFVKTHAVSPLLFLSGEKGSGKSKYAESLASLFTYKQPAFDLNGSTLVAFSRRIGRTRNAITLLEEFHDNIDLKILQSIKGSYDNRGRELGMATGDNRTKVAKVNCFLVMLSQYLSSWDDNAITSRSVIQHFIKPQENFTQQEINEYNLLKSWEEEGLTSLVLDIVEHREEVEKGYVKTYADIINRFKKDLKGHDYQERMLQNYVVIMTPITILWRHFTFPFEYEELYQLCKNAIIDSSDLIVESEGLAEFWKTLEYLLDRQPYPLLVKDTHFIIDKPASLKLQGRKGEKEIEWTNDNRKRVLFLRLNAVHQLYHKEVSTREGVDVIGENTLRNYFKSKKYFIGAVRSHRFSDTATSAYIFDYDMMEASGILNLIRNKEDFNLSQEDKEDDLPY encoded by the coding sequence ATGTATAAACAATCCTCAATAGATCAAGTAAGAGAAGCCGACATCATTACCATAATTTCACGTTATGCTGATTTACAACGTCGTGGTTCGCTATACGAATGTAAATCTCCTTTTAATCCAAACGAAAAATCACCAAGTTTTAAAGTGTCGCCTGCTAAAAATAATTTTGTTTGTTACAGCACGCAAAAGAAAGGTGACGGTATCAAGTTCGTAATGGAAAAAGAAAGCTGCACGTTTTATGAAGCCATTCAAAAAATAGCGCATATCTGTGGTATTGTCCTGGAGCGTGAAGAAGAAACCGAAGAAGCACAAAAGAAACGCTCAGAGAAAGAAGAATTGTTTCGTTTGATGGATTGGGCAGCTAAAAAATACCAAAAAGCATTGCAACAAATGCCTGCTGATCATTGGACTAAAAAAATGATTGCAGCACGTGAAATTTCAGAAGAAACACTTTTGACTTTCGGTATTGGTTTTGCGCCTGATGATTGGAAAACTTTAACGAATCCAATTATTGAAACTGCCAAATTAGAACTTGGAAAAACTTCAGGATTGGTAAATGTGAAAGACGGCAATTCGTTTGACTTCTTCAAAAACCGATTAATGTTTCCAATTGAAGATGTAAACGGAAATGTTATTGGTTTTGGTGGCCGATGTGCCGATGATGACCCAGCAAAAGACAACGGAAGAAAGTACATCAACTCGAAAGAATCGATTGTATATTCAAAATCACGTTCGTTGTATGGAATTTTCCAAGCCAAACGAAGTATGGTGCAAACCAAAACCGCTGTTTTAACGGAAGGTTATACTGATGTAACTGCATTGCATCAATACGGTTGTGATATGGCATTAGCATCAGGCGGAACGGCTTTGACAAATGAACAATGCTTATTGCTTAAAAAGTTTGCAGCTCACGTAATCATCTGCCGAGACAATGACGGCTTTGATGCGCAAGGAAATCCAAAAGCAGGAACAAAAGCCGCACTGGAAGACATCAACAAATTATTGGCTAATGGCTTTAAAGTTTCGGTAGTTATTTTCCCTGAAGGAGAAGACCCTGATTCGTATTCAAGAAAGCACGAAAACATCAAAGATTTCATTTTTGAAAACGCACAAGATGCTGTGCTTTGGAAAACTACGTTTTTGAAAAATCAAGCGGCAAACGACCCTGATAAACTTTCGGAAGCGGTTACTTCGGTGGCTGAAATGTTGTATCAAATTAAAGATGATATTAAGCACAACACCTACGTTAAGGATTGCAACAAAATTCTAAAAACACAATTGGCTTCTTTGAAACAAAGAATTAACGACTTCGCATCAAAAGCCATTGAAAAAATAGAAAAAGGAACGGCAGATGATACCACTTCCATTGATTTAGGTTTGCCTCCTGGTGCCGACTTTGAAGAGTTTAAAAAGTATCGCTTTTGCACTATTGGAAACTCCTGCTGGTTTCAAGGTAGAAACGGAAGTTTTTTGAAAGGAACAAACTACCGAATCACGCCACTTTTCCACGTGTATGGTAAAAATGACAACAAACGTTTGTGCGAAGTAGTCAACGAAAACGGCTCTAAAAAACTGATTGACTTTGATTCTTCGGATTTCGTTTCGCAAAACAAATTCGATGAAGCTTTGATTAACGAAGGTTATTTTGTGAAGAATGAAAGCTTCTCGGCTCAACATTTCACGCTAATGAGAAACAGAATTTTGTCGGATTTCATTATGGCATTCGAATTGAAAACGTTAGGCTGGCAACGTGAAGGCTTTTTCGCTTTTGCTAACTGCGTGTATTACAAAGGTTATGTAAAAAACGTAAACGAATACGGAATCGTGCAAGTAGAAACCGAAGCAGCGGACAAATCAGAATATTTTGAAGAAGTAAAACATTACTATTCTCCTGCATTTTCTGAAATATACAAGCACACACGTGATGATGATGATCCTTACGAAAATGACCGCTACTTTGTTTTCAAAAAATCACCTGTAACAATGGACACGTGGATGAAGCAAATGCAAAAAGTGTACAACGAAAAGGCAATCATTGGAATATCATCGGTTTTCTTTTCCTTGTTTCGTGATTTGTTTGTGAAAACGCACGCTGTATCGCCTTTGCTTTTCTTATCAGGTGAAAAAGGTTCTGGAAAATCAAAGTATGCCGAATCTTTGGCTTCGCTTTTCACTTACAAGCAACCAGCATTCGATTTGAACGGTTCCACATTGGTAGCATTTTCACGAAGAATTGGAAGAACCCGAAACGCAATCACACTTTTAGAAGAGTTTCACGACAATATCGACTTGAAAATTTTACAATCGATAAAAGGATCATACGATAATCGTGGTCGTGAATTGGGAATGGCAACAGGAGACAACAGAACCAAAGTTGCAAAAGTGAATTGCTTCTTAGTAATGCTTTCGCAGTATTTGTCATCTTGGGATGATAACGCCATCACCTCGCGTTCGGTAATTCAGCATTTTATTAAACCGCAGGAAAACTTTACTCAGCAAGAAATTAACGAATACAACTTGCTAAAATCGTGGGAAGAAGAAGGATTGACTTCGTTAGTATTAGACATCGTGGAGCACAGAGAAGAAGTTGAAAAAGGTTATGTGAAAACGTATGCCGACATCATTAACCGATTCAAAAAGGATTTAAAAGGTCACGATTACCAGGAACGTATGTTGCAAAATTATGTGGTAATAATGACACCTATCACGATTTTATGGAGACACTTCACTTTTCCATTTGAATATGAAGAGTTGTACCAATTGTGTAAAAATGCGATAATTGATTCTTCTGATTTAATTGTGGAAAGTGAAGGATTGGCAGAATTCTGGAAAACGCTGGAGTATTTATTGGACCGACAACCTTATCCGCTTTTAGTGAAAGACACTCATTTTATTATCGACAAGCCAGCAAGTTTAAAGCTTCAAGGCAGAAAAGGAGAAAAGGAAATCGAGTGGACAAACGACAACCGAAAACGAGTTTTGTTTTTACGATTAAACGCAGTGCATCAATTGTATCACAAAGAAGTTTCAACACGTGAAGGCGTGGATGTGATTGGAGAAAATACACTTCGTAATTATTTCAAATCAAAGAAATACTTCATTGGAGCAGTCAGAAGCCACCGATTTAGCGACACAGCAACATCGGCTTACATTTTTGATTATGACATGATGGAAGCTTCAGGAATATTGAATTTGATACGAAATAAAGAAGATTTCAATCTTTCACAAGAAGACAAAGAGGATGATTTACCGTATTAA